The genomic window ttctctttctctttctccttctctttctctttctctttctctctttctctctttctctcttcctcttcctcttcctcttcctcttcctcttcctcttcctcttcctcttctctctttctctctttctctctttctctctttctctctttttctctctttctctttctctctctcttcctctttttcatttcagcggagttttccctcctcgccgccgtcgagtgctacgaccgctacgtgtccctctgcaaacccctgcactacgggaccctcctgggcagcagagcttgtgctcacatggcagcagctgcctgggccagtggctttctcaatgctctgctgcacacggccactacattttccctgcccctgtgccagggcagtgccctgggccagttcttgGGTGAAATCCCACAgttcctcaagctctcctgctcacactgccacCTCAGGGAACTCGGGCttgttgtgttttccatctgtttaacttttggttcatttgtgttccttcttttctcctatgtgcagatcttcagggctgtgctgaggatcccctctgagcagggatggcacaAAACCTTttgcacgtgcctccctcacctggccatggtctccctgttcctcagcactggctttgttgcctgcttgaagcccccctccaggtcctccccatccctggacctggcactgccagttctgtactcggtgctgcctccagccctgaagtccctcatctacagcctgaggaaccaggagctcaaggatgccctgaggaaaatgatgactggATGCTTTCCAGAAGCAAAAACCTGCCTGTTTTCAGCTCCATAGGCTAAAGTGTAATCATTAGAGGCCCAGCCTGCCTTCTCAGgttgttttggtggtggtgctttgggggctttttttcttttcctatgttAATGTTGTACCCAAAAGATTTTGTTATGCATCTTATTCCCTGTTTACAGGCTGAATGGGACTGTTGACAGGGACTGTGTCAATGAGgagtctgctctgtgtgtattCACATGAAAGAAAGGACCCATCAGCAAGGTCTTTGTTCAAGATCCTTTGGTTGAGTCCATCCCtgaagctggagggcaggaCCAGTTTTGCAGGCGTGGGGCagggaagagtcccagcagagcagcacagccagggagcagcagagcttggtcttttcagagctcctctcttattacttccactctctcctttggagctgctgtgatggTGTAAGGCCAACAGCTCTGTGCGGGTGGTGCGAGTCCTGCTGCgtgtcacaggcagggacaggccatgggcactgctgggacacagctgggctccGCCACAGCAGttccatcagcaaagggcatctcctgaaggcactgcaggaaggctttgctctccctgcacagtcACTGTCAGGAAGAGGCCCAAGGAAG from Aphelocoma coerulescens isolate FSJ_1873_10779 unplaced genomic scaffold, UR_Acoe_1.0 HiC_scaffold_60, whole genome shotgun sequence includes these protein-coding regions:
- the LOC138101991 gene encoding olfactory receptor 14J1-like translates to LHYGTLLGSRACAHMAAAAWASGFLNALLHTATTFSLPLCQGSALGQFLGEIPQFLKLSCSHCHLRELGLVVFSICLTFGSFVFLLFSYVQIFRAVLRIPSEQGWHKTFCTCLPHLAMVSLFLSTGFVACLKPPSRSSPSLDLALPVLYSVLPPALKSLIYSLRNQELKDALRKMMTGCFPEAKTCLFSAP